The proteins below are encoded in one region of Triticum aestivum cultivar Chinese Spring chromosome 1B, IWGSC CS RefSeq v2.1, whole genome shotgun sequence:
- the LOC123134042 gene encoding uncharacterized protein: MKGTKLAAILILQAVLVMGVLSHVNADFFPKCCNNCRSFSGVDVCDDAHPKCPKGCSACRVVSTSPEMWRCADMKSTVDGTCGGPCKKY, from the exons ATGAAGGGCACCAAGCTCGCGGCGATCCTGATCCTCCAGGCCGTCCTGGTCATGGGAGTCCTCTCGCACGTCAACG CCGACTTCTTCCCCAAGTGCTGCAACAACTGCAGGTCCTTCTCGGGGGTCGACGTCTGCGACGACGCCCACCCCAAGTGTCCCAAGGGCTGCTCGGCGTGCCGCGTGGTGTCGACGAGCCCCGAAATGTGGCGCTGCGCGGATATGAAATCCACCGTCGACGGCACCTGCGGTGGACCCTGCAAGAAGTACTGA